From Micromonospora rhizosphaerae, the proteins below share one genomic window:
- a CDS encoding Gfo/Idh/MocA family protein produces the protein MRTCRVGLVGAGGVAQRHARVLTGFEDVELLGVTDVARDAAEALAGAHGGRAFVDVTELLATGPDAVYVCVPPFAHGPVEEAVIDAGVPMFVEKPVAVDLATAERIAELVERRGLLTAVGHHWRYLHVVEQARELLGDRPVRMVNGAWLDKVPPVTWWARCDRSGGPVVEQAAHVLDLVRLLVGEASEVTAYGDGTPPPVEGADIDSVTAATLRFTSGAVGTLAAACVLGWKHRAGLEILADGLAMSLAEDGLLICDGDGERQLPADPDGARVAVDRAFVDAVRGVGDDIRVPYAEALRTQRLAIAIAESARTGRSVALPTGPAARVTTPVAQAVPTGVTVDA, from the coding sequence ATGCGCACGTGCCGGGTGGGACTGGTAGGGGCCGGCGGGGTGGCGCAACGCCACGCCCGGGTGTTGACCGGGTTCGAGGACGTGGAACTGCTCGGGGTGACCGATGTCGCCCGGGACGCGGCGGAGGCGCTCGCCGGGGCGCACGGGGGCCGGGCCTTCGTCGATGTGACGGAGCTGCTCGCGACCGGCCCCGACGCCGTGTACGTCTGCGTTCCGCCGTTCGCGCACGGACCGGTCGAGGAGGCGGTGATCGACGCCGGCGTGCCGATGTTCGTGGAGAAGCCGGTCGCGGTGGACCTGGCGACCGCCGAGCGGATCGCCGAGCTGGTCGAGCGGCGCGGACTGCTCACCGCCGTCGGCCACCACTGGCGCTACCTGCATGTGGTGGAGCAGGCCCGGGAGCTGCTCGGCGACCGTCCGGTGCGGATGGTCAACGGCGCGTGGCTGGACAAGGTCCCGCCGGTGACCTGGTGGGCCCGGTGTGACCGCTCCGGCGGCCCGGTGGTCGAGCAGGCCGCGCACGTGCTCGACCTGGTCCGGCTGCTGGTCGGAGAGGCCTCCGAGGTGACCGCGTACGGCGACGGCACCCCGCCGCCCGTCGAGGGCGCCGACATCGACTCGGTCACCGCGGCGACGCTGCGCTTCACCAGCGGCGCCGTCGGCACCCTCGCCGCGGCCTGCGTACTGGGCTGGAAGCACCGGGCCGGCCTGGAGATCCTGGCCGACGGGCTGGCGATGTCGCTGGCCGAGGACGGCCTGCTGATCTGCGACGGCGACGGCGAGCGGCAGCTGCCCGCCGACCCGGACGGCGCCCGGGTGGCCGTCGACCGGGCATTCGTCGACGCGGTCCGGGGCGTCGGCGACGACATCCGTGTCCCGTACGCCGAGGCGCTGCGCACCCAGCGGCTCGCCATCGCGATCGCCGAATCCGCCCGGACCGGGCGCAGCGTGGCGCTGCCCACCGGGCCGGCCGCGCGGGTGACCACCCCCGTGGCCCAGGCGGTGCCGACGGGGGTGACCGTCGATGCGTGA
- a CDS encoding DUF4383 domain-containing protein: protein MAHSRARRNPADGRAPVRRAAATVGVIFLVIGVLGFIPGITSNFDDLYFAGHESDAKLLGLFQVSVLHNIVHLLFGVAGLALARTVSGARTFLVGGGPIYLVLWLYGLVVDMSSAANFIPLNNADNWLHLGLGVGMIALGVVTTRGQGRR, encoded by the coding sequence ATGGCCCACTCCCGCGCCCGGCGGAACCCGGCCGACGGCCGCGCCCCGGTACGCCGGGCGGCGGCCACCGTCGGGGTGATCTTCCTTGTCATCGGCGTGCTCGGCTTCATCCCGGGCATCACCAGCAACTTCGACGACCTCTACTTCGCCGGCCATGAGTCGGACGCCAAGCTGCTCGGTCTCTTCCAGGTCTCGGTGCTGCACAACATCGTGCACCTGCTCTTCGGCGTCGCCGGCCTGGCCCTGGCCCGGACGGTCTCCGGCGCCCGGACGTTCCTGGTCGGCGGCGGGCCGATCTACCTCGTGCTCTGGCTCTACGGACTGGTGGTCGACATGTCCAGCGCGGCGAACTTCATCCCGCTCAACAACGCCGACAACTGGCTGCACCTGGGGCTCGGCGTCGGGATGATCGCGCTCGGCGTGGTCACCACCCGTGGCCAGGGTCGCCGCTGA
- a CDS encoding SigB/SigF/SigG family RNA polymerase sigma factor, which yields MFGQTTTTTPPPTERGLEDLDAAALAYAARIEGLPPERRQEARDDLVRFALPFAGRLARRYRGRGEPLEDLEQVARLGLVNAVDRYDPERGSFTAYAAITIVGEIKRHFRDRTWGVHVPRRLRDLILEVGQATAALTSELSRAPTVAELAERLETPEEEILAALESAAGYSPASLNAPVGGESSAEFGDLVGESDNALESVDDRVTVSGLLHRLPWRERRILAMRFYGNQTQAEIAARFGISQMHVSRLLSRALTWLRQAMLADAPPPWQNGTAEAEPAKTKISVKQNGDRVVVEVGGEVDRDGADQLRRAMLEAVTGQPREVVVDLVGAGGFDAGGIAALMAGREAAARTGVPLRLTRVQPAVRRSLAAAGLPAAD from the coding sequence ATGTTCGGACAGACCACCACAACCACACCACCACCCACCGAGCGGGGCCTGGAGGACCTCGACGCCGCGGCCCTGGCGTACGCGGCACGGATCGAGGGACTGCCGCCGGAGCGGCGGCAGGAGGCGCGGGACGATCTCGTCCGCTTCGCGCTGCCATTCGCCGGTCGGCTCGCCCGCCGCTACCGCGGTCGGGGGGAACCACTGGAGGACCTGGAACAGGTGGCCCGCCTCGGCCTGGTCAACGCGGTGGACCGGTACGACCCGGAACGGGGCTCCTTCACCGCGTACGCGGCGATCACCATCGTCGGCGAGATCAAACGGCACTTCCGGGACCGCACCTGGGGCGTGCACGTGCCGCGCCGGCTGCGCGACCTGATCCTGGAGGTGGGGCAGGCGACCGCGGCGCTGACCAGCGAACTGTCCCGCGCGCCCACGGTCGCTGAGCTGGCCGAACGGCTGGAGACCCCGGAGGAGGAGATCCTCGCCGCGCTGGAGTCGGCCGCCGGCTACAGCCCGGCCTCGCTCAACGCGCCGGTCGGCGGGGAGAGCTCGGCCGAGTTCGGCGACCTGGTCGGCGAGTCGGACAACGCGCTGGAATCGGTCGATGATCGGGTGACCGTCAGCGGGCTGCTGCACCGGCTGCCCTGGCGGGAGCGCCGGATCCTCGCCATGCGCTTCTACGGCAACCAGACCCAGGCTGAGATCGCCGCCCGGTTCGGCATCTCCCAGATGCACGTCTCCCGGCTGCTCTCCCGCGCGCTGACCTGGCTGCGGCAGGCGATGCTCGCCGACGCGCCGCCGCCCTGGCAGAACGGCACCGCCGAGGCCGAGCCGGCGAAGACGAAGATCTCGGTGAAGCAGAACGGCGACCGCGTGGTGGTCGAGGTCGGCGGCGAGGTCGACCGGGACGGCGCGGACCAGCTGCGCAGGGCGATGTTGGAGGCGGTGACCGGGCAGCCCCGCGAGGTGGTGGTCGACCTGGTCGGCGCGGGCGGCTTCGACGCCGGCGGCATCGCCGCGCTGATGGCCGGCCGGGAGGCCGCGGCCCGCACCGGGGTGCCGCTGCGGCTGACCCGGGTGCAGCCCGCGGTGCGTCGCTCCCTCGCCGCGGCGGGCCTGCCGGCGGCCGACTGA
- a CDS encoding glucosyl-3-phosphoglycerate synthase — protein MVSPVVEAWATYRTTSATEWPARRLLRAKGHSRVSVVLPAHNEEDTVGAIVSTIRGHLMDRNPLVDELIVVDSRSTDRTAQVARAAGAEVVSQDEMTEGLPRLTGKGDALWAGLAAAEGDVVAFLDADLREFRPHFVTGLIGPLLTDPSVDFVKGFYHRPLVGTTSVEADGGGRVTELMARPLLNLFWPELAGFVQPLAGEYAARREVLEQVPFVSDYGVETAMLIDLLELVGLDALAQVDLGERKHRHQDTAALGRMSAQIMLTAWSRLQRRGWASPGSDPIALLTQFRRGGSDTLPNLDREIVVSDVSIEERPPLAQLRHRVPRRRVAA, from the coding sequence ATGGTGTCACCTGTGGTGGAGGCGTGGGCCACCTATCGGACCACCTCTGCCACGGAGTGGCCGGCCCGGCGGCTGCTGCGCGCCAAGGGGCACAGCCGGGTCAGCGTGGTCCTGCCGGCACACAACGAGGAGGACACCGTCGGCGCGATCGTGTCGACGATCCGGGGCCACCTGATGGACCGGAATCCCCTGGTCGACGAGCTGATCGTGGTGGACTCCCGGTCGACTGACCGCACCGCGCAGGTGGCTCGCGCCGCCGGCGCGGAGGTGGTGAGCCAGGACGAGATGACCGAGGGCCTGCCCCGACTGACCGGCAAGGGTGACGCGCTCTGGGCCGGGCTCGCCGCCGCGGAGGGCGATGTGGTCGCGTTCCTCGACGCCGACCTGCGCGAGTTCCGGCCGCACTTCGTCACCGGCCTCATCGGTCCGCTGCTGACCGACCCGTCGGTCGACTTCGTCAAGGGCTTCTACCACCGGCCGCTGGTCGGGACGACCAGCGTGGAGGCCGACGGCGGCGGACGGGTGACCGAGCTGATGGCCCGACCGCTGCTCAACCTCTTCTGGCCGGAGCTGGCCGGCTTCGTGCAGCCCCTCGCCGGCGAGTACGCCGCTCGCCGGGAGGTGCTGGAGCAGGTGCCGTTCGTCTCCGACTACGGCGTCGAGACGGCGATGCTGATCGACCTGCTGGAGCTGGTCGGCCTCGACGCGCTGGCACAGGTGGACCTCGGCGAGCGCAAGCACCGCCACCAGGACACCGCGGCGCTGGGCCGGATGTCCGCCCAGATCATGCTCACCGCCTGGTCCCGATTGCAGCGCCGGGGCTGGGCGAGCCCGGGGAGCGACCCCATCGCCCTGCTCACCCAGTTCCGGCGCGGCGGCTCGGACACGCTGCCCAACCTGGACCGGGAGATCGTGGTCAGCGACGTCTCCATCGAGGAGCGACCCCCACTGGCCCAGCTGCGGCACCGGGTGCCCCGGCGGCGGGTGGCGGCGTGA
- a CDS encoding Vms1/Ankzf1 family peptidyl-tRNA hydrolase, protein MELSFLRPLYNRPGPWCSVYLDASRDTHDSRPQVDLRWRALKGQLLEQGADMPTINAVERVVRGHDPMPGDYGLAVFATNGRVVLSEYLSAPPLKDLASWSSLPHTMPLVAQRGEQIAWVRVLADRTGADAIAVSAGGVPRKAHVKGRESYQLRRVRPGGWAQSRYQRAAMEAWHHNAGDAAAATAELAEKVGADVVVVAGDIRATGMIAAQLPERLQEKMVRTDAGSRTGGADPWAMDDLTVQTIAEVADQRVNAALDRFGVQEDVGAGLDAVVSALQRNQVDTMLIVDDPSANGQLWIGPGPTEIATDPQQLAAMSVADPQRVRADAALLRALVGTEAELTVLAPEEAPELTDGVGAVLRFVDASTPGRGGS, encoded by the coding sequence ATGGAGCTGTCCTTCCTGCGCCCGCTCTACAACCGTCCCGGGCCGTGGTGCTCGGTCTACCTGGACGCCTCCCGGGACACCCACGACTCCCGTCCCCAGGTCGACCTGCGCTGGCGGGCCCTCAAGGGCCAACTGCTGGAGCAGGGTGCCGACATGCCGACCATCAACGCGGTGGAACGGGTGGTCCGTGGGCACGACCCGATGCCGGGCGACTACGGCCTGGCCGTCTTCGCCACCAACGGCCGGGTGGTGCTCTCCGAGTACCTATCCGCGCCGCCGCTGAAGGACCTGGCCAGCTGGTCCAGCCTGCCGCACACCATGCCGCTGGTCGCCCAGCGCGGCGAGCAGATCGCCTGGGTACGGGTGCTGGCCGACCGGACCGGGGCCGACGCCATCGCGGTCAGCGCGGGCGGAGTGCCCCGGAAGGCGCACGTCAAGGGCCGGGAGAGCTACCAGCTGCGCCGGGTGCGGCCGGGCGGGTGGGCGCAGTCCCGCTACCAGCGCGCGGCGATGGAGGCCTGGCACCACAACGCCGGCGACGCCGCCGCGGCCACCGCGGAGCTGGCCGAGAAGGTGGGTGCCGACGTGGTGGTGGTCGCCGGCGACATCCGGGCGACCGGCATGATCGCCGCCCAGCTCCCCGAGCGGTTGCAGGAGAAGATGGTCCGCACCGACGCCGGCTCCCGGACCGGCGGTGCCGACCCGTGGGCCATGGACGACCTGACGGTGCAGACCATCGCGGAGGTCGCCGACCAGCGGGTCAACGCCGCGCTCGACCGGTTCGGCGTACAGGAGGACGTCGGGGCCGGCCTCGACGCCGTGGTCTCCGCGCTGCAACGCAACCAGGTCGACACGATGCTGATCGTCGATGACCCCTCCGCGAACGGACAGCTCTGGATCGGCCCCGGACCGACCGAGATCGCCACCGACCCGCAGCAACTCGCGGCCATGTCGGTGGCCGACCCGCAGCGGGTACGCGCCGACGCCGCCCTGCTCCGGGCGCTGGTCGGCACCGAGGCCGAGCTGACCGTGCTGGCGCCGGAGGAGGCGCCGGAGCTCACCGACGGGGTCGGCGCCGTGCTGCGCTTCGTCGACGCGAGCACGCCCGGGCGGGGCGGTTCCTGA
- a CDS encoding ATP-binding protein: MSTRISWEVRDESRVTVVRLAGSLDLATMRTVHTVLDRCLTAQPDALVADLTGLAVADRLALSVFAAAARRAADWPAVPMVLCAPPPEAATWLAESTACRVVPVRRDRAEATAAAGAAAAPRLRARLEPVAGACRRARELVADACGRWNIPDLAGPASLVLTELVGNVVRHAGTPMQVTLTLRRPYLQVAVRDGSPAAARPAGDRDLLADGGRGLMLVRELTRRWGSSPIDDGKVVWAMLPAN; encoded by the coding sequence ATGTCGACCCGGATCAGCTGGGAGGTCCGCGACGAGTCGAGGGTCACCGTCGTACGGCTGGCCGGGTCGCTGGATCTGGCCACCATGCGCACGGTGCACACGGTGCTCGACCGCTGCCTGACCGCGCAGCCGGACGCGCTGGTGGCCGATCTCACCGGGCTCGCCGTCGCGGACCGGCTGGCGCTCTCCGTCTTCGCCGCCGCCGCCCGGCGGGCCGCCGACTGGCCGGCCGTGCCGATGGTGCTCTGCGCCCCGCCGCCGGAGGCGGCGACCTGGCTGGCCGAGTCCACCGCGTGCCGGGTGGTGCCGGTCCGGCGGGACCGCGCCGAGGCGACCGCCGCGGCCGGCGCCGCCGCGGCGCCCCGGCTGCGGGCGCGCCTCGAGCCGGTCGCCGGTGCCTGCCGCCGGGCCCGGGAGCTGGTCGCCGACGCCTGTGGCCGGTGGAACATCCCGGATCTGGCCGGCCCGGCCTCGTTGGTGCTCACCGAGCTGGTGGGCAACGTGGTCCGGCACGCGGGAACCCCGATGCAGGTGACGCTGACCCTGCGCCGGCCGTACCTCCAGGTGGCGGTCCGGGACGGCAGCCCGGCCGCGGCGCGGCCCGCCGGCGATCGCGATCTACTGGCCGATGGTGGCCGCGGGCTGATGCTGGTCCGCGAGCTGACCCGGCGCTGGGGCAGCTCCCCGATCGACGACGGCAAGGTGGTCTGGGCCATGCTCCCCGCGAACTGA
- a CDS encoding zinc-dependent alcohol dehydrogenase produces the protein MRDKVVVVSGPGKVELVEQDAAELRDGTFRVQTLYSGVSAGTELSYVKGTNPYLNVNWNADLGLFQPGEASSPYPVTRLGYMQVGRVVESRTPAIPVGTIGAMTYGHRTGHVADPVAERFVPLPDDLDPVLGVYVAHMGPICANGLLHAAADLCGTDVRSLGDGVRGRRVAVVGSGVVALLTALFAKRYGAASVVVLDPTPQRREVAEALGLEALDPEADDPAVVLKTRWNHAAGDRGADVVFQCRGQAWALHLALRLLRPQGTAIDLAFYQAGADEVRLGEEFHHNGLSLRCAQIARVPRGLAPIWDRERLSAETIELLRQYGDLIRKHVVSAVVPFEEAPALLTDLAERRRQELQVVLTG, from the coding sequence ATGCGTGACAAGGTCGTGGTGGTCAGCGGCCCCGGCAAGGTGGAACTGGTCGAGCAGGACGCCGCCGAGCTGCGGGACGGCACCTTCCGGGTGCAGACCCTCTACAGCGGCGTCTCCGCGGGCACCGAGCTGAGCTACGTCAAGGGCACCAACCCCTACCTCAACGTCAACTGGAACGCCGACCTCGGCCTGTTCCAGCCGGGCGAGGCGAGCAGCCCGTACCCGGTGACCCGGCTCGGCTACATGCAGGTCGGCCGGGTGGTGGAGAGCCGTACCCCGGCGATCCCGGTGGGCACGATCGGCGCGATGACGTACGGGCACCGCACCGGCCACGTCGCCGACCCGGTCGCCGAACGCTTCGTGCCGCTGCCGGACGACCTCGACCCGGTACTCGGCGTCTACGTCGCGCACATGGGCCCGATCTGCGCCAACGGGCTGCTGCACGCCGCCGCCGACCTTTGCGGCACCGACGTGCGGTCGCTCGGCGACGGCGTCCGTGGCCGCCGGGTCGCGGTGGTCGGCAGCGGGGTGGTGGCGCTGCTCACCGCGCTCTTCGCCAAGCGGTACGGTGCCGCCTCCGTGGTGGTGCTCGACCCGACCCCGCAGCGGCGGGAGGTGGCCGAGGCGCTCGGCCTGGAGGCGCTCGACCCGGAGGCCGACGACCCGGCGGTGGTGCTCAAGACCCGATGGAACCACGCCGCTGGTGACCGCGGCGCCGACGTGGTCTTCCAGTGCCGGGGCCAGGCCTGGGCGTTGCACCTCGCGCTGCGCCTGCTGCGCCCGCAGGGCACGGCCATCGACCTGGCCTTCTACCAGGCCGGCGCGGACGAGGTCCGGCTCGGCGAGGAGTTCCACCACAACGGGCTGTCGCTGCGCTGCGCGCAGATCGCCCGGGTGCCCCGGGGGCTCGCCCCCATCTGGGACCGGGAACGGCTCTCCGCGGAGACCATCGAGCTGCTGCGGCAGTACGGCGACCTGATCCGCAAGCATGTGGTCTCGGCGGTGGTGCCGTTCGAGGAGGCCCCGGCGCTGCTGACCGACCTGGCCGAGCGCCGCCGGCAGGAACTCCAGGTGGTGCTGACCGGCTGA
- the ctaD gene encoding cytochrome c oxidase subunit I — translation MPKRVTTEPRDRDPAILAPARFGGYPGSRRPALPGAKLTRFLYTTDHKQIGLLYLMTAFGFFLVAGLQAMLMRAELARPGLQFLSPEQYNQLFTTHGFAMLLLFATPAALGVANYIVPIQIGAPDVSFPRLNAFGYWLFLFGGGMLYASFLTPGGSADFGWFAYTPLSLAQHSPGVGANMVVVGLVISGLGTILTAVNLITTIVTLRAPGMTMFRMPVFTWNILLTMVLILFIFPLLAAALLALASDRILHSHVFDPTTGGPMLWQHLFWFFGHPEVYVIAIPFFGIISEIIPVFSRKPIFGYKGLVAATIGITVLSMSVWAHHMFGTGQVLLPFFSLLSFLISVPTGVKFFNWTGTLWKGQITFETPMLFALGFLVTFLFGGLTGVLLASPPLDFHVTDTYFVVAHFHYVVFGTVVFAFFGGIYFWFPKMTGRLLDERLGKAHFWTMFLGFHGTFLVQHWLGNEGMPRRYADYLSTDGFTVLNTISSISAFVLGASTLFFMYNVWKSWRMGAEVNVDDPWGFGNSLEWATTCPPPLRNFDRMPRIRSERPAFDLKYGRLVASLGGDLPQRTTKPPQHLAEELHLERRVPESPAAEGAHGARLAAEYQPAPQSGARPIDVPEPAEILRPSFEEADEPEETVLGAERTPVENEEWRHPRGRGDTPEY, via the coding sequence ATGCCCAAGCGGGTAACCACAGAACCACGCGACCGGGATCCGGCGATCCTGGCGCCAGCACGCTTCGGCGGCTATCCCGGATCCCGTCGTCCGGCGCTTCCGGGTGCCAAACTCACCCGGTTCCTGTACACCACCGATCACAAGCAGATCGGCCTGCTGTACCTGATGACGGCCTTCGGGTTCTTCCTGGTCGCCGGGCTTCAGGCCATGCTGATGCGGGCCGAACTCGCCCGGCCGGGTCTGCAGTTCCTCTCCCCCGAGCAGTACAACCAACTGTTCACCACCCACGGCTTTGCGATGCTGCTGCTCTTCGCCACGCCCGCGGCGTTGGGAGTGGCCAACTACATCGTGCCGATCCAGATCGGCGCCCCGGACGTCTCGTTTCCGCGGCTGAACGCGTTCGGCTACTGGCTGTTCCTGTTCGGCGGCGGGATGCTTTATGCCAGCTTCCTGACGCCCGGCGGATCGGCCGACTTCGGGTGGTTCGCCTACACCCCGCTGAGCCTGGCGCAGCACTCCCCCGGGGTCGGGGCCAACATGGTGGTGGTCGGGCTGGTCATCTCCGGCCTCGGCACCATCCTCACCGCGGTCAACCTGATCACCACCATCGTCACCCTGCGGGCGCCCGGGATGACCATGTTCCGGATGCCAGTCTTCACCTGGAACATCCTGCTCACCATGGTCCTGATCCTGTTTATCTTCCCGCTGCTGGCCGCCGCGCTGCTGGCGCTGGCCTCGGACCGAATCCTGCACTCGCACGTCTTCGACCCGACCACCGGCGGGCCGATGCTCTGGCAACACCTGTTCTGGTTCTTCGGCCATCCCGAGGTCTACGTCATCGCGATCCCGTTCTTCGGCATCATCTCCGAGATCATCCCGGTCTTCTCGCGCAAGCCGATCTTCGGCTACAAGGGTCTGGTCGCCGCGACGATCGGGATCACGGTCCTGTCGATGAGCGTCTGGGCGCACCACATGTTCGGCACCGGTCAGGTGCTGCTGCCCTTCTTCTCGTTACTCAGCTTCCTGATCTCCGTGCCGACCGGCGTCAAGTTCTTCAACTGGACCGGCACCCTGTGGAAGGGGCAGATCACCTTCGAGACACCGATGTTGTTCGCCCTCGGCTTCCTGGTGACGTTCCTCTTCGGCGGCCTCACCGGTGTCCTGCTAGCCAGCCCCCCGCTGGACTTCCACGTCACCGACACCTACTTCGTGGTGGCCCACTTCCATTACGTGGTCTTCGGCACGGTGGTGTTCGCGTTCTTCGGCGGCATCTACTTCTGGTTCCCCAAGATGACCGGCCGGCTGCTTGACGAACGGCTCGGCAAGGCGCACTTCTGGACCATGTTCCTGGGCTTCCACGGGACCTTCCTCGTCCAGCACTGGCTGGGCAACGAGGGGATGCCCCGCCGGTACGCGGACTACCTGAGCACGGATGGCTTCACCGTGTTGAACACCATCTCCTCCATCTCCGCCTTCGTCCTCGGGGCCTCCACGCTGTTCTTCATGTACAACGTGTGGAAGTCGTGGCGAATGGGGGCGGAGGTGAACGTCGACGACCCCTGGGGCTTCGGCAACTCCCTCGAATGGGCCACCACCTGCCCGCCCCCGCTGCGCAACTTCGACCGAATGCCCCGCATCCGCTCCGAACGCCCCGCCTTCGACCTCAAGTACGGCCGCCTTGTCGCCAGCCTCGGTGGGGACCTGCCGCAGCGCACCACCAAGCCGCCGCAGCACCTTGCCGAGGAGCTACACCTCGAGCGGCGCGTCCCCGAGTCGCCAGCCGCCGAGGGTGCGCACGGCGCCCGCCTCGCCGCCGAGTACCAACCCGCCCCGCAGTCCGGTGCCCGGCCGATCGACGTGCCGGAGCCCGCAGAGATCCTCCGGCCCAGCTTCGAGGAGGCCGACGAGCCCGAGGAAACCGTCCTTGGCGCGGAGCGGACACCGGTGGAAAACGAGGAGTGGCGCCACCCGCGCGGGCGCGGCGACACCCCTGAGTACTGA
- a CDS encoding alpha/beta fold hydrolase: MGEEAYADYRRAIHDPATVHAMCEDYRAGLGPDRAADDADRAAGRRIACPVLFVWSERDDLVDLYGDPAAIWREWADDVRAAAMDSGHHMAEEAPEQLAAVLAGFLAG, translated from the coding sequence ATGGGCGAGGAGGCGTACGCCGACTACCGCCGGGCCATCCACGACCCGGCCACGGTGCACGCGATGTGCGAGGACTACCGGGCCGGGCTCGGGCCGGACCGCGCGGCGGACGACGCGGACCGGGCCGCCGGGCGACGAATCGCCTGCCCGGTGCTCTTCGTGTGGTCCGAGCGGGACGACCTGGTCGACCTCTACGGCGACCCGGCCGCCATCTGGCGGGAGTGGGCCGACGACGTCCGCGCCGCCGCCATGGATTCCGGGCACCACATGGCGGAGGAGGCGCCGGAGCAACTCGCCGCCGTGCTGGCCGGCTTCCTCGCCGGCTGA
- a CDS encoding glycosyltransferase: MSLTVLMNAGPWLSVPPPGYGGIENVVATLVPELRRLGVRVVLASVETSTLPVDEKIWVFPDGQFHALQRPYNQVCGVSQAHLNGVVRALHTRDDIDLVHDHVEAVGLATMAAMGPDAPPVLHTLHWDLAKHPELYGNLDGGDRVRVNGVSASQLARAPQALRDHSVGHVYLSTPLAVGADRRPPVEKGDYTIVLGRINPGKGQDLGARLAQQIGFPLVLAGPVGPYHRPEDLAAAGDEARQNPDVRFFYDQVAPHVDGDLVRWVGTVAGQERDDLLAGARASLFPLRWEEPGGTAVVESLSLGTPVVSTARGCLPELIEHGRTGLLTTDEEELGDLVLAASLLEPDECRREAAARFTPALMAESYVGLYERVRQLVPARPLQPA; the protein is encoded by the coding sequence ATGAGTCTGACCGTCCTGATGAACGCCGGTCCCTGGTTGTCCGTGCCGCCCCCGGGCTACGGCGGGATCGAGAACGTGGTGGCCACCCTGGTGCCGGAGCTGCGTCGCCTCGGCGTCCGGGTGGTGCTCGCCTCGGTGGAGACCAGCACCCTGCCGGTCGACGAGAAGATCTGGGTCTTCCCGGACGGGCAGTTCCACGCCCTGCAGCGCCCCTACAACCAGGTCTGCGGCGTCTCACAGGCACACCTGAACGGGGTGGTGCGCGCGCTGCACACCCGCGACGACATCGACCTGGTGCACGACCACGTGGAGGCGGTCGGCCTGGCCACCATGGCCGCGATGGGCCCGGACGCTCCGCCGGTCCTGCACACGCTGCACTGGGACCTGGCCAAGCACCCCGAGCTCTACGGCAACCTGGACGGGGGCGACCGGGTCCGGGTCAACGGCGTCTCCGCCTCGCAGCTGGCCCGCGCCCCGCAGGCGCTGCGGGACCACTCGGTGGGGCACGTGTACCTGTCCACCCCGCTCGCCGTCGGCGCCGACCGCCGGCCCCCGGTGGAAAAGGGCGACTACACGATCGTCCTGGGTCGGATCAACCCGGGCAAGGGACAGGACCTCGGCGCCCGGCTGGCCCAGCAGATCGGCTTCCCGCTGGTGCTCGCCGGCCCCGTCGGGCCGTACCACCGGCCGGAGGACCTGGCCGCGGCCGGCGACGAGGCCCGGCAGAACCCGGACGTCCGGTTCTTCTACGACCAGGTCGCCCCGCACGTCGACGGCGACCTGGTCCGCTGGGTCGGCACGGTCGCCGGTCAGGAGCGCGACGACCTGCTCGCCGGCGCCCGGGCGTCGCTCTTCCCGCTGCGCTGGGAGGAGCCCGGCGGGACCGCCGTGGTCGAGTCCCTTTCCCTGGGCACGCCGGTGGTCTCCACCGCCCGCGGCTGCCTGCCCGAGCTGATCGAGCACGGCCGCACCGGGCTGCTCACCACGGACGAGGAGGAGCTGGGCGACCTGGTGCTCGCCGCCAGCCTGCTCGAGCCGGACGAGTGCCGGCGGGAGGCCGCCGCGCGGTTCACCCCGGCGCTGATGGCGGAGAGCTACGTCGGCCTGTACGAGCGGGTCCGCCAGCTCGTACCGGCCCGCCCGCTCCAGCCCGCCTGA